A genomic region of Aspergillus oryzae RIB40 DNA, chromosome 1 contains the following coding sequences:
- a CDS encoding secretory pathway Sec39 family protein (predicted protein) — MANPGRLSGAHAILLATHLCVTGNVSRLPQLQAQFPGYLPFERVLRIILTFLPESTAPQSYTSVLQELLDGPPSQTDDDDIDVSPVDKFSESAAKKRVRTLRLLPLKYHDDEDSQDPTDLLTQFLIHRAYRIDLETALQPLILELLLPFYQRLPTVRTWLISSLLPLLRLNYEYYPSQDETFSLDVLESMDSHTAINVLLSMTGAQKNSMDLVNNLRGLLGPWMYGSNRSKRRRLNKAAEANSISLPQLNTQQQSNNISGWQYVNEWLLARSLVDYESTVNAFLNWDGPEDADLGGFEEGNQKYDHDVSKDLNLRYGQSGLAVIYTTSDTSKSCLEGSIKVLTRVAKLLSLEDQLFTSPNSSVLPSVTFDASQISSSSRVSLLQNALLAASNPLTCPSASSISFLSTILLSIKTLAELGHSVTCRTAANICLHSNQDTQLHELRNIVSSIVRQTKLSHDWRDVREQILWLQHWGSDKTEGNESNSPCHGLFWRISRDVVEAEILKALLEIKEFNLAIDIYINSKTSLSSAQVEEAVKEAIFTTYDNASNGNRTRGGMKQAYDILQAFQPHFPGSVSFKEIRALISATHGLSFYSLTLQHGVPFQPVSIRVHPDPLSLIEKVLDQNSKAYTRVDDLLAIGRNLVAAGFSSHLSDSNNLDLPSTSEEDAVITAERRIMSLAISSALSSNDFGTAYSYIHTRLTPPSLLSTSSPLTNPAVRDDISWRAVYNAGRYRDPALSSSSNLQAQITQLSQRMELLSLALILVPSPDPLPEILGAWRRCDEEMNGLRTREAEEEELWDTKGDNLSSVPGGFGPTDSEQDAYETKKQHARRARAHNDRLNAEEAPMGLFEVARGAALALHKNAFPLSGGTAATDQQPKPSSHARGPSEDSAEERVRKRDVVSNMVTGGLVSGIGWVLGAQPVNR; from the exons ATGGCGAATCCTGGTCGGCTATCCGGTGCTCATGCGATTCTTCTAGCCACCCACCTCTGTGTTACTGGGAATGTTTCCCGTTTACCACAGCTACAAGCCCAATTTCCAGGCTACCTTCCTTTTGAACGGGTACTTCGCATCATCTTGACCTTCCTGCCGGAAAGCACAGCGCCCCAGTCTTACACGTCAGTACTTCAAGAGCTCTTAGATGGCCCTCCATCGCAAACAGACGACGACGATATCGATGTTTCCCCAGTCGACAAGTTCTCTGAATCTGCTGCCAAGAAACGTGTACGGACGCTTCGTTTACTACCACTCAAGTAccacgacgacgaagatagtCAAGACCCAACCGACCTATTAACTCAATTCCTCATACATCGGGCATACCGTATAGATTTGGAGACTGCCCTCCAACCTCTTATACTTGAACTTCTTTTACCGTTCTACCAGCGCCTACCGACTGTGCGCACATGGTTAATCTCTAGCTTGCTACCGCTACTCCGACTCAACTACGAATACTATCCCAGTCAGGATGAGACATTCTCTCTGGATGTTCTAGAGTCGATGGACAGCCACACCGCGATCAATGTACTTCTTTCGATGACGGGCGCTCAGAAGAACAGCATGGATTTAGTGAACAACTTACGCGGTCTACTTGGCCCGTGGATGTACGGGAGCAACCGCTCGAAAAGACGTAGACTCAACAAGGCTGCGGAGGCCAATtccatttctcttcctcaacTTAACACCCAACAGCAAAGTAATAATATCTCTGGATGGCAATACGTCAACGAATGGCTGCTGGCGCGAAGCCTGGTAGATTATGAGAGCACTGTGAATGCCTTCCTTAATTGGGATGGTCCAGAGGATGCGGACCTTGGGGGCTTTGAGGAAGGAAACCAAAAATATGATCACGATGTGTCGAAGGACCTGAATCTCCGATATGGTCAATCAGGACTTGCCGTTATATATACAACATCCGATACAAGCAAGTCTTGTTTGGAGGGCTCAATCAAGGTTCTTACGCGAGTTGCCAAGTTGTTGAGTCTTGAGGATCAGTTGTTCACCTCGCCTAACAGCTCAGTACTTCCTTCAGTGACGTTTGATGCATCTCAGATCTCTTCGTCATCGAGAGTGTCCCTTCTGCAGAACGCTTTGTTGGCGGCATCGAACCCACTAACATGCCCATCCGCTTCCTCTATATCGTTCCTCAGcaccatcctcctctccatcaagACATTGGCCGAACTCGGACATTCTGTTACATGCAGAACAGCTGCCAACATCTGCCTTCATAGTAACCAGGATACGCAACTACATGAATTGCGAAACATTGTGTCTTCTATTGTAAGACAAACAAAATTAAGCCATGACTGGCGGGACGTTCGCGAGCAGATTCTCTGGCTGCAACATTGGGGCTCTGACAAAACGGAAGGGAATGAAAGTAATTCACCCTGTCATGGCCTTTTTTGGAGGATCTCACGAGATGTCGTGGAGGCAGAAATCTTGAAGGCATTGCTAGAGATCAAAG AATTCAACTTGGCtattgatatctatataaattCCAAAACTAGCCTTAGCTCAGCccaagttgaagaagccgtcAAAGAGGCCATCTTCACAACATATGACAACGCTAGCAATGGAAACAGAACTAGAGGAGGCATGAAGCAAGCATACGACAT CTTGCAAGCCTTTCAACCACACTTCCCGGGATCTGTCTCCTTCAAAGAGATTCGTGCCCTCATATCAGCAACCCATGGTCTATCTTTCTACTCCCTCACTTTGCAACACGGTGTTCCTTTTCAACCCGTCAGTATCCGTGTGCATCCCGATCCCCTTTCCTTAATCGAGAAGGTACTTGATCAAAACTCAAAAGCCTACACGAGAGTGGATGATCTTCTCgcaattggaagaaattTGGTTGCGGCTGGTTTTTCTTCGCACCTTTCCGATAGCAACAACCTAGACCTTCCATCTACTTCCGAGGAGGATGCCGTTATCACAGCCGAGCGACGTATTATGTCGCTCGCAATTTCGTCGGCTCTCTCGTCCAACGATTTCGGCACCGCATATTCTTACATCCACACGCGTCTcactcctccatctctcttatccacatcatcaccccTTACAAACCCGGCCGTAAGGGATGACATCTCCTGGCGTGCTGTCTACAACGCCGGCCGGTACCGTGACCCTGCGCtgtcctcatcttccaacCTCCAAGCCCAAATAACCCAACTTTCCCAACGAATGGAACTTCTTTCTCTTGCCTTGATCCTCGTCCCCTCTCCCGACCCACTCCCTGAGATCCTTGGCGCCTGGCGACGGTGCGACGAGGAGATGAACGGCCTTCGCACacgagaagccgaagaggaagaactATGGGACACCAAAGGAGACAACCTCTCATCTGTCCCTGGCGGCTTTGGACCAACAGACAGCGAACAGGACGCATatgaaacaaaaaaacaacATGCCAGACGTGCTCGAGCCCATAACGACCGTCTTAacgccgaagaagccccCATGGGCCTTTTCGAAGTTGCCCGAGGCGCCGCGCTAGCCCTCCACAAGAACGCCTTCCCACTCAGCGGCGGTACCGCTGCCACCGACCAACAACCGAAGCCTTCATCTCACGCTCGCGGACCCAGCGAGGACTCAGCAGAAGAGAGGGTGCGTAAGCGAGATGTGGTCAGTAATATGGTGACAGGCGGATTAGTCAGTGGTATCGGATGGGTGTTAGGTGCTCAACCGGTGAATCGCTAG
- a CDS encoding DNA-binding ATPase (SNF2 family DNA-dependent ATPase domain-containing protein), which translates to MTSSLLETGSTPLIRNTAAQQLGDVQKQHPDELFNLLGRILPYLKSKSWDTRTAAAKAIGLIVTNADIFDPNEEDGLGIKKADDEDDLAVEIKSEEAQLSPSDELLQLESLDLTSILKYGKRLLGSAGKEYEYSLAAMDPISRLQHQKKTLNSRLGLAGEYIEDDLIDDTDLALKTPAIKEDPSHAAVSRENSHQLSAPVTTPSEPANGEESGLSKRQLNQLKRKNKQSAKMGANKVRVVDLSARKTSDVTTPSVTTPHPIKAENGEERNGDSKSDYFSLERPSGDDDSKIVSEFKGEAAPEKPLIQPESSDEGPSIAWPYEPMCDFLMVDLFDPNWEVRHGAAMALREVIRVQGAGAGRLRGKSRSENDTLNRKWLDDLACRLICVLMLDRFGDYISDNVVAPIRETVGQTLGALLSQLPSRSVIAVYRCLYRIIMQNDLGLERPIWEVCHGGMIGLRYLVAVRKDLLVKDAKLMDGVLEAVMKGLGDYDDDVRAVSAATLVPIAEEFVTSRQNTLGILMNIVWECLSNLQDDLSASTGSVMDLLAKLCTFREVLDAMKANAAVDPESSFGNLVPRLYPFLRHTITSVRSAVLRALMTFLQLEGDGTNEWVNGKALRLIFQNLLVERNETVLKLSLQVWSELLKALDKHGSFKSEAELLSHIQPLITLSMAPFGVPRYPIPMNASLFIKPSGVPFPMSAAAPAKSSPSAFNNTSDATKKRGRKAEKKEVPPPSAHNVDGHMLQGDIDLVGADTMLRSKIHAAKALGQLLSFWDKNGLPSLWQPILHGLKHSASTSQLATAMIIEEYARIQGSDSPYASVLCEQLRPIIEGDRPSWYGDIACYLHVARAQCHSLLNAFRDHAHVPGSRLPVLAVIVQGEAEAGPSAFSLADAEKVVGPDFERLKKGLAPAQRITALQVLNDTRATAESAINEARSVREARDLRILAAAAGALVAMHNIPKKPSHIIKGMMDSIKKEENAELQQRSATAVVTLVEYYTTATKRGPVDKVIGNLVKYCCVDTSETPEFHHNAGLEKSILSLRKEEDRRDHPDAAKFEREAKEARIMRRGAKEALEQLAVKFGPALLEKVPNLASLVERPLTDALANELPADIHNPDNELGQEVVDGLSTLRALLPKFHPGLHPWVVSLMPLIVKALQCRLSVIRYAAAKCFATVCSVITVEGMTMLVEKVLPTINNGLDVHHRQGAVECIYHLIHVMEDGILPYVIFLVVPVLGRMSDSDNDVRLLATTSFATLVKLVPLEAGIPDPPGLSEELLKGRERERKFMSQMLDVRKVEEFTLPVAIKAELRPYQQEGVNWLAFLNRYNLHGILCDDMGLGKTLQTICIVASDHHLRAEEFARTQAPEVRKLPSLIVCPPSLSGHWQQEIKQYAPFLKCVAYVGPPVERARLKGSLGDADIVITSYDICRNDSDVITPLNWNYCVLDEGHLIKNPKAKVTLAVKRVASNHRLILSGTPIQNNVLELWSLFDFLMPGFLGTEKVFLDRFAKPIAASRFSKSSSKEQEAGALAIEALHKQVLPFLLRRLKEEVLNDLPPKIIQNYYCDPSELQKKLFEDFTKKEQKQLANKMGSSEKSDKEHIFQALQYMRRLCNSPALVVKDGHKQYDEVQQYLHAKNSYIRDVAHAPKLSALRDLLLDCGIGVDPPSEGDLGTGASYVSPHRALIFCQMKEMLDIVQSEVLKKLLPSVQYLRLDGSVEATKRQDIVNRFNTDPSYDALLLTTSVGGLGLNLTGADTVIFVEHDWNPQKDIQAMDRAHRIGQKKVVNVYRLITRGTLEEKILNLQRFKIDVASTVVNQQNAGLNTMDTDQLLDLFNLGETAENAEKPSDNAAGNEVDMVDIDGEVKEKGKKGWLDDLGELWDDRQYQEEYNLDSFLQTMKG; encoded by the exons ATGACCTCCAG TTTGCTTGAGACGGGCAGCACGCCTCTCATTCGGAACACTGCCGCTCAACAGTTGGGAGATGTCCAGAAGCAACATCCAGATGAACTATTCAACTTACTGGGGCGCATCTTGCCGTATCTCAAGTCGAAATCATGGGATACCAGAACAGCTGCCGCCAAGGCGATCGGACTCATTGTCACAAATGCCGATATTTTTGATCCAAATGAAGAGGATGGCTTAGGGATCAAAAAGGctgacgatgaggacgatcTTGCGGTGGAAATCAAATCTGAAGAGGCGCAATTATCTCCCTCGGATGAACTCCTGCAGTTAGAAAGTCTAGATCTAACGTCGATCTTAAAGTACGGAAAAAGGCTACTAGGTAGTGCCGGCAAAGAATATGAATACTCCCTGGCCGCCATGGATCCAATATCTCGATTGCAGCATCAGAAGAAAACATTGAACTCTCGATTGGGCCTTGCAGGGGAGTATATCGAGGACGACCTGATCGATGACACTGACTTAGCTTTGAAGACTCCGGCTATTAAGGAGGATCCGTCTCATGCGGCTGTTTCCCGTGAGAACAGTCACCAACTTTCTGCTCCTGTGACAACACCAAGTGAGCCTGCCAACGGAGAGGAGTCCGGACTGAGCAAGCGGCAACTGAATCAGCTGAAACGAAAAAACAAACAGAGTGCGAAGATGGGTGCGAATAAAGTGCGCGTCGTCGATCTCTCTGCGCGGAAGACGTCCGACGTCACGACACCGTCGGTAACGACTCCGCACCCTATAAAAGCAGAGAACGGAGAAGAGCGGAACGGCGATTCGAAGTCAGACTACTTCTCTCTTGAACGACCATCTGGCGATGATGACTCAAAAATCGTCTCTGAGTTCAAAGGAGAGGCCGCTCCAGAAAAACCTCTGATTCAGCCTGAGTCCTCCGACGAAGGCCCCAGCATCGCATGGCCCTATGAACCAATGTGTGATTTTCTCATGGTCGATCTGTTTGATCCAAATTGGGAAGTTCGACATGGAGCTGCAATGGCCCTCCGAGAGGTCATTCGCGTTCAAGGTGCCGGTGCCGGGCGCTTGCGAGGGAAGAGCAGATCTGAAAATGACACCTTGAATCGTAAATGGTTGGATGATCTTGCTTGTCGCCTTATTTGCGTCCTCATGCTCGACCGTTTCGGCGACTACATCTCTGACAACGTTGTGGCTCCTATTCGAGAGACTGTAGGTCAAACGTTAGGTGCTCTCCTGTCTCAGCTCCCATCCCGTTCCGTCATTGCCGTCTATAGATGCCTATACCGGATCATCATGCAAAATGACCTAGGACTAGAACGCCCTATTTGGGAAGTTTGCCATGGCGGTATGATCGGTCTCAGGTATTTGGTGGCTGTCCGAAAAGACTTGCTCGTCAAGGATGCAAAGCTCATGGACGGTGTCCTGGAGGCAGTCATGAAGGGCCTGGGCGATTACGACGACGATGTGCGTGCAGTGAGTGCGGCAACTCTTGTTCCCATCGCAGAGGAATTCGTGACCTCTCGCCAGAACACGCTCGGCATCTTGATGAACATCGTTTGGGAATGCCTTTCTAATCTGCAAGATGACCTCAGCGCCAGCACTGGATCGGTGATGGACCTTCTAGCGAAGCTCTGCACGTTCCGTGAAGTTCTCGATGCTATGAAAGCGAATGCAGCTGTGGACCCCGAATCGTCGTTTGGCAACCTTGTTCCACGCCTCTATCCTTTCCTGCGACATACAATCACTAGCGTGCGCTCGGCCGTTCTTCGGGCTCTTATGACATTCTTGCAGCTAGAAGGAGATGGCACCAATGAATGGgtcaatggcaaggcgctCCGTCTGATTTTCCAGAATTTGCTGGTGGAGCGGAACGAGACTGTTCTGAAGTTGTCTCTCCAAGTCTGGTCAGAACTGCTCAAAGCTCTCGACAAGCATGGGTCCTTCAAATCCGAAGCCGAACTGCTGTCTCACATCCAACCTCTCATTACCTTAAGTATGGCTCCTTTCGGCGTTCCTCGCTACCCCATCCCGATGAATGCAtccctcttcatcaagccGTCTGGTGTACCGTTCCCAATGAGCGCAGCGGCACCAGCAAAGTCCTCGCCAAGTGCTTTCAACAATACCTCTGATGCGACCAAGAAGAGGGGTCGCaaagcagagaagaaagaagtgcCCCCGCCTTCAGCTCACAATGTTGATGGCCATATGCTACAAGGTGATATTGACTTGGTAGGCGCGGACACCATGCTGCGGTCTAAGATCCATGCTGCAAAGGCTCTTGGTCAACTGCTCTCTTTTTGGGATAAGAACGGACTTCCAAGCCTGTGGCAGCCTATTCTGCACGGTCTGAAGCACTCAGCATCCACTTCCCAACTTGCAACTGCTATGATTATAGAGGAATATGCCAGGATCCAAGGGTCTGACAGCCCGTATGCTTCTGTACTGTGTGAACAGTTGCGCCCAATTATCGAAGGGGACCGTCCATCATGGTACGGCGATATAGCATGCTATCTTCATGTTGCACGTGCACAATGCCACTCTTTGCTAAATGCCTTCCGGGACCACGCTCATGTTCCTGGTTCGAGATTGCCCGTGCTGGCTGTTATTGTTCAAGGTGAAGCCGAGGCTGGCCCGAGCGCCTTCTCGCTGGCGGACGCCGAAAAGGTCGTTGGACCCGATTTCGAGCGCCTGAAGAAGGGTCTGGCACCCGCTCAGCGCATTACAGCTCTTCAGGTTCTGAATGACACAAGGGCAACTGCAGAGAGTGCAATTAATGAAGCTAGAAGCGTCCGTGAGGCAAGGGACCTGCGTATCCTCGCTGCCGCAGCGGGTGCTCTAGTTGCCATGCATAACATCCCTAAGAAACCGAGTCACATTATTAAGGGAATGATGGATAGTATtaagaaggaagagaatgcAGAACTCCAACAACGCTCTGCTACTGCAGTTGTCACTCTGGTGGAGTACTATACTACCGCTACCAAGCGAGGCCCTGTCGATAAGGTAATCGGTAATTTGGTGAAATACTGCTGTGTCGATACGTCCGAGACTCCGGAATTCCACCACAATGCCGGACTGGAGAAATCGATTCTATCCCtccgcaaagaagaagaccgcCGTGACCATCCGGATGCAGCGAAATTTGAAAGGGAAGCAAAGGAAGCCAGAATTATGCGTCGCGGTGCTAAAGAAGCCTTGGAGCAACTGGCTGTCAAGTTCGGCCCAGCACTTCTAGAGAAAGTTCCCAACCTGGCATCTCTGGTTGAGCGGCCGCTTACAGATGCCCTCGCCAATGAGCTTCCTGCGGATATTCACAACCCTGACAATGAGCTTGGTCAAGAAGTCGTGGATGGTTTGTCCACACTACGTGCCTTATTACCCAAGTTCCATCCTGGTCTTCATCCTTGGGTTGTCAGTCTCATGCCCCTGATTGTCAAAGCACTGCAATGTAGACTGTCTGTGATTCGGTATGCGGCTGCCAAGTGCTTCGCAACTGTCTGCAGTGTTATCACGGTGGAAGGCATGACCATGCTAGTCGAGAAAGTACTGCCTACCATCAACAATGGCCTGGATGTGCACCACCGCCAGGGAGCTGTAGAATGCATTTACCATCTTATCCATGTGATGGAAGATGGAATTCTGCCCtatgtcatcttccttgTCGTCCCCGTCCTAGGCCGCATGAGCGATTCTGATAACGATGTCAGGTTGCTAGCCACAACGTCATTTGCAACTCTAGTCAAGCTTGTTCCCCTAGAAGCTGGCATCCCGGATCCTCCTGGTCTCTCCGAGGAATTGCTCAAAGGAcgagagagggaaaggaaattcatgTCTCAAATGTTGGATGTCCggaaggtggaggagttCACCTTACCAGTGGCAATTAAGGCGGAGCTTAGACCTTATCAACAAGAGGGTGTCAACTGGCTTGCTTTCCTTAACCGCTATAATTTGCATGGCATTCTTTGTGATGACATGGGTCTCGGCAAGACTCTTCAAACTATTTGCATCGTCGCCAGTGATCATCATTTGCGAGCCGAAGAGTTTGCGCGGACCCAAGCGCCCGAGGTTAGAAAGCTTCCGTCCTTAATCGTCTGTCCCCCGTCGCTCTCTGGACACTGGCAACAAGAAATCAAGCAATACGCCCCGTTCCTTAAGTGTGTTGCGTACGTTGGACCTCCAGTAGAACGTGCGCGGTTGAAAGGTTCCCTTGGCGATGCTGACATTGTTATCACCTCATACGACATTTGCCGAAATGACAGCGATGTTATAACTCCACTGAACTGGAACTACTGCGTCTTGGACGAGGGACATCTTATCAAAAATCCCAAGGCCAAGGTGACCCTGGCTGTTAAGCGTGTCGCAAGCAATCACCGCTTGATTCTTTCCGGTACCCCCATTCAAAACAACGTGTTGGAGTTGTGGTCCCTCTTTGACTTCCTGATGCCTGGCTTCCTCGGTACTGAAAAGGTCTTCCTGGATCGTTTCGCGAAGCCGATTGCAGCGAGTCGTTTCAGCAAATCGTCCTCgaaggaacaagaagctGGTGCGTTGGCGATTGAGGCCTTGCACAAGCAGGTGCTCCCATTCTTGCTCCGTCGTCTAAAGGAGGAAGTTCTCAATGATCTACCGCCAAAGATTATTCAGAACTACTATTGTGATCCTAGTGAACTTCAGAAGAAACTCTTCGAGGActtcacaaagaaggagcagaagcagTTGGCGAATAAGATGGGCAGTTCAGAAAAGTCCGACAAAGAGCACATCTTCCAAGCATTGCAGTACATGCGACGCCTCTGCAACTCTCCTGCGCTTGTCGTTAAAGACGGGCATAAGCAGTATGACGAGGTCCAGCAATACCTTCATGCGAAGAATTCTTACATCCGCGATGTTGCACATGCCCCTAAGCTAAGCGCTTTGCGTGACCTCCTCCTCGACTGTGGCATCGGTGTTGACCCGCCAAGCGAAGGGGACCTGGGTACTGGCGCAAGCTACGTGAGTCCCCACCGGGCCCTAATTTTCTGCcagatgaaggaaatgctCGACATCGTGCAAAGCGAAGTTCTTAAGAAGCTTCTACCCTCGGTTCAGTATCTCCGTCTAGACGGTAGTGTGGAAGCCACCAAACGTCAGGACATTGTCAACCGGTTCAATACAGATCCCAGTTACGATGCCTTGCTTCTGACAACTAGTGTTGGTGGACTCGGTCTGAACCTGACAGGTGCCGACacagtcatcttcgtcgaACATGACTGGAACCCACAGAAGGATATCCAGGCCATGGACCGTGCGCATCGTATCGGTCagaagaaggtcgtcaaTGTGTAC